One window from the genome of Bacteroidales bacterium encodes:
- a CDS encoding tetratricopeptide repeat protein translates to MRKIISAIFILTSYFILHSSFSFAAENTPLTKKQLHTIDSLKQVLKTTDNKGKPKVYNEFAEKYIDVSYETALKYANEALKMAEQTGNISEKANALGILGLINYKTGNLKVSNNYYERALSIYIQKADKKDIAKITTNTGAIYLAWNNYDEAMKRYKKALQTYKELNDKANIAIALKNIGNVFKFKNQYREAEYYYQKSLTILYELGLKKEISRVLNNIGTIYVMWENNETALKYFQRALKIAEEIKNKENISMVLNNIGLIYKKIGKYGDALKNFTKILDIQNELKNKGVILTAYKNIGDVYERQGDFQKALYYYKKSYYLVDKKSIEIIAGLLNNFGNTYKKLGNYNVALKYFKQSISITDSINKFGDLSIKNYKDMSDLFEKMNDYKTSDKYLRQYYALNDSVYNKETHKQIIEINTKYETERKDKEIILNNKKIEILQRDKKITLLKLYMLAVTLLLIVIVGILIYNRQRIKTLKAEKNLQIQETQKSLMEAELNYKNKELMSIGMQIVQKNDFLENIIENLKDIEKNLKLNQTLTLSEIKKLTKTIRYNLNIEQDREKFIKHLELSSEGFYFRLAQKFPTLNKYEKQLCALLKYNLSSKEIGALFNINSRSVDNYRYLTRKKMNLESDENLSSFLNSI, encoded by the coding sequence ATGAGAAAAATCATTTCCGCAATATTTATTCTTACCTCATACTTCATTCTTCATTCTTCATTTTCTTTTGCAGCCGAAAACACCCCACTCACAAAAAAACAATTGCACACAATAGACAGTTTGAAGCAAGTTTTAAAAACTACTGATAATAAAGGGAAACCCAAGGTTTATAATGAGTTTGCTGAAAAATATATTGATGTTTCTTATGAAACAGCTCTCAAATACGCCAATGAAGCATTAAAAATGGCTGAGCAAACAGGTAACATAAGTGAAAAAGCAAATGCTTTGGGAATTTTAGGATTAATTAATTATAAAACAGGAAACCTTAAAGTTTCCAATAATTATTATGAACGAGCATTAAGTATTTATATTCAAAAAGCCGATAAAAAAGACATTGCTAAAATCACTACTAATACCGGCGCCATATACCTTGCTTGGAACAATTATGACGAGGCGATGAAAAGATATAAGAAAGCTCTGCAAACGTATAAAGAGCTAAATGACAAAGCCAACATTGCGATAGCATTAAAAAACATAGGAAATGTTTTTAAATTTAAAAATCAATATAGGGAAGCGGAATATTATTATCAGAAATCCTTAACAATATTATACGAACTAGGATTAAAAAAAGAAATAAGTAGAGTATTAAATAATATAGGAACCATATATGTTATGTGGGAAAATAATGAAACTGCATTAAAGTATTTTCAAAGAGCTTTAAAAATAGCAGAAGAAATAAAAAACAAAGAAAATATTTCAATGGTTTTGAATAACATTGGTTTAATTTATAAAAAGATTGGTAAGTATGGCGACGCGTTGAAAAATTTTACAAAAATATTAGATATACAAAATGAATTAAAAAACAAAGGTGTGATACTCACAGCTTATAAAAATATTGGGGATGTTTACGAAAGACAAGGTGATTTTCAGAAAGCATTATATTATTATAAGAAGTCCTATTATTTAGTGGATAAGAAAAGTATTGAAATAATTGCCGGATTACTGAACAATTTCGGAAATACTTATAAAAAACTCGGAAATTATAATGTTGCATTAAAATATTTCAAACAAAGTATTTCAATAACAGATTCTATAAATAAATTTGGCGACCTCAGTATCAAAAATTATAAAGACATGTCCGATTTATTTGAAAAGATGAATGACTATAAAACTTCCGATAAATATCTTAGGCAATATTATGCTTTAAACGATTCGGTTTACAATAAAGAAACCCATAAACAGATTATTGAAATCAATACAAAATACGAGACCGAAAGAAAAGATAAGGAAATTATATTGAATAATAAAAAAATCGAAATATTACAACGCGATAAAAAGATTACTCTGTTAAAGTTGTATATGCTTGCTGTAACTTTATTGCTTATTGTTATAGTTGGTATATTAATTTATAACAGGCAACGAATTAAAACACTAAAAGCTGAAAAGAACCTGCAAATACAAGAGACACAAAAATCACTGATGGAAGCAGAATTAAATTATAAAAACAAAGAGTTGATGAGTATAGGCATGCAAATTGTTCAGAAAAATGATTTTCTGGAAAATATAATTGAAAATCTTAAGGACATTGAGAAAAATCTAAAATTGAATCAAACTTTGACTTTATCCGAAATAAAAAAACTTACAAAAACTATTAGATACAATTTGAATATAGAACAAGACAGGGAAAAATTCATTAAGCATTTGGAACTCTCCAGTGAAGGTTTTTATTTCAGACTTGCTCAAAAATTTCCTACATTAAATAAATATGAAAAACAATTATGTGCTTTATTAAAATATAATCTTTCTTCAAAGGAAATAGGTGCTCTTTTCAATATTAATTCAAGAAGTGTTGATAATTACCGCTACTTGACAAGGAAAAAAATGAATTTGGAATCAGATGAAAATCTTTCATCGTTTTTAAATTCTATTTAG
- the coaBC gene encoding bifunctional phosphopantothenoylcysteine decarboxylase/phosphopantothenate--cysteine ligase CoaBC, producing MNFKGKNVLVTAGPTYEAIDPIRFIGNHSSGKMGFTIAEAFAKAGAKVKLISGPTSLQVKNPKISRTNVISAKQMYDACLKYALQSDIIVMPAAVADFTPLKTSKQKIKKTGKNLVIELVPTKDILAELGKRKKRNQIIIGFALETENEIANAKEKLKNKNLDYIILNSPNDKNSAFGYDTNKITIISKKGEIVKFGLKTKTQAAQEILKVILKK from the coding sequence ATGAATTTCAAAGGTAAAAATGTTCTTGTAACCGCAGGACCAACTTACGAAGCAATAGACCCAATAAGATTTATCGGAAATCATTCATCAGGCAAAATGGGATTTACCATAGCCGAAGCATTTGCAAAAGCAGGCGCAAAAGTAAAATTAATTTCAGGACCAACTTCTCTTCAAGTAAAAAATCCAAAAATTTCAAGAACCAATGTAATATCTGCAAAACAGATGTATGATGCCTGTTTAAAGTATGCTCTGCAAAGCGACATTATTGTAATGCCAGCAGCAGTGGCTGATTTTACACCTCTTAAAACATCAAAGCAAAAAATAAAAAAAACAGGAAAAAACCTCGTTATTGAATTAGTACCAACAAAAGATATTCTGGCAGAACTCGGAAAAAGAAAAAAGAGAAATCAAATTATTATTGGTTTTGCTCTCGAAACTGAAAATGAAATTGCGAATGCAAAAGAAAAACTTAAAAATAAAAATCTTGATTATATAATTTTAAACTCGCCCAACGATAAAAATTCGGCTTTCGGTTACGATACAAATAAAATTACCATCATTAGCAAGAAAGGCGAAATTGTGAAGTTCGGCTTGAAAACAAAAACTCAAGCTGCTCAAGAGATTCTTAAGGTTATTTTAAAAAAGTAA
- the coaBC gene encoding bifunctional phosphopantothenoylcysteine decarboxylase/phosphopantothenate--cysteine ligase CoaBC translates to MLKNKKIIVGISGSIAAYKAAYLIRLFIKEKAEVKVVTTKNALQFITKLTLETLSHNKIYSEVFDEQNNFSTEHITLSEWADIFVVAPASANIIGKFANGIADDALSTSLLAFNKKIFIAPAMNSEMLKNFAVKQNIKYLKDNEIYFVEPVKGELACGTEGEGRMEEPEKIVEAINKVLQ, encoded by the coding sequence ATGTTAAAAAATAAAAAAATAATAGTTGGTATTTCTGGCAGTATTGCTGCATACAAAGCGGCTTACCTTATAAGATTATTTATAAAAGAAAAGGCAGAAGTAAAAGTTGTAACCACAAAAAATGCTTTGCAGTTTATTACAAAGCTCACTCTCGAAACACTTTCACATAATAAAATTTATTCGGAAGTTTTCGATGAGCAAAATAATTTTTCTACCGAACATATTACTCTTTCAGAATGGGCTGATATTTTTGTTGTTGCTCCTGCCTCTGCAAATATTATAGGAAAATTCGCAAATGGAATTGCTGATGATGCACTTTCCACATCACTTCTTGCTTTCAATAAAAAAATTTTTATTGCACCTGCAATGAACAGCGAAATGCTTAAAAACTTTGCAGTAAAACAAAATATAAAATATCTGAAAGACAACGAAATTTATTTTGTTGAACCCGTAAAAGGCGAACTTGCCTGCGGCACCGAGGGTGAAGGCAGAATGGAAGAACCCGAAAAAATTGTTGAAGCAATTAATAAAGTACTCCAATGA
- a CDS encoding DNA-directed RNA polymerase subunit omega encodes MDYKKVKADLTTITRNTKDFGKSSDNFYETVVIISKRANQIASELKEELNSKLEEFSSTTDNLEEIFENREQIEISRFYEHLPKPASIAIREFADGKIYHRNPNNEKEKE; translated from the coding sequence ATGGATTACAAAAAAGTAAAAGCCGACTTAACCACAATTACAAGAAACACAAAAGATTTTGGAAAATCGAGTGATAATTTTTACGAAACTGTTGTGATAATTTCTAAAAGGGCAAACCAGATTGCTTCGGAACTTAAAGAAGAGCTGAATTCAAAGCTTGAAGAATTTTCATCAACTACCGACAATCTTGAAGAAATTTTTGAAAACAGGGAACAAATAGAAATTTCAAGATTTTACGAACATCTGCCAAAACCTGCTTCAATTGCTATACGTGAATTTGCTGATGGTAAAATTTATCACAGAAATCCTAATAACGAAAAAGAAAAAGAATAA
- the bamD gene encoding outer membrane protein assembly factor BamD codes for MSKFRYILFISSFIIFFTSCSKYNKLLKGNDNEKKFEAAEKYYKQEDFYKAQQLLEDLLTYFRGTEKAEKVYYYYAYCYYGQQDYVMASYHFKNFAMTFPQSSKAEECLFMSAYCYYFDSPIYSLDQTNTYKAINELQLFVNKYPKSSKVEECNRIIDELRHKLELKAFEIAKLYLKTEEYKAAIVAFDNVIKDFPDTKFREEIIFLTLKANYFYAKNSIENKKQERLKLTVAAYKQYTSKYPQGIYIKEVEAIYQNVLKEIKNKNYNI; via the coding sequence ATGTCTAAATTCAGATATATATTATTTATTTCCTCTTTTATTATTTTTTTCACTTCTTGCAGTAAATACAACAAACTGCTAAAGGGCAACGATAATGAAAAGAAATTTGAAGCAGCAGAAAAATATTACAAGCAGGAAGATTTTTACAAAGCCCAGCAATTGCTTGAAGATTTGCTGACATATTTCCGCGGGACAGAAAAAGCCGAAAAAGTTTATTATTATTATGCTTATTGCTATTATGGTCAGCAGGATTATGTCATGGCAAGCTATCATTTCAAAAATTTTGCAATGACATTTCCACAAAGCAGCAAGGCAGAAGAGTGCTTATTCATGTCGGCGTACTGCTATTATTTCGATTCACCGATTTACAGCTTAGACCAGACAAATACTTACAAAGCAATTAATGAACTTCAGTTATTTGTAAACAAATATCCAAAGAGCAGCAAAGTGGAAGAATGTAACAGAATTATTGACGAACTGCGCCACAAACTTGAATTGAAAGCTTTTGAAATTGCAAAACTATATTTAAAAACCGAAGAATATAAGGCAGCAATTGTAGCATTTGATAATGTAATTAAAGATTTTCCAGACACAAAATTCAGGGAAGAAATAATATTTCTGACACTAAAAGCAAATTATTTTTATGCAAAAAACAGTATTGAAAATAAAAAACAGGAAAGATTGAAATTAACAGTTGCTGCATACAAGCAATATACAAGCAAATATCCGCAAGGGATATACATAAAAGAAGTTGAAGCAATTTATCAAAACGTATTAAAAGAAATTAAAAATAAAAACTATAATATCTAA
- a CDS encoding choice-of-anchor Q domain-containing protein, which translates to MILKKILLRILIFVFFVSMLFSCRKEPALLDKTSMLSFSSDSVLFDTVFTTVGSTTKQLKVYNHSNKKILISSIKLGKGQSSNFKMNINGTPAISLSNIEIAAKDSMYIFIKVTVDPNNQNSPLVISDSIIFETNGKIQDVNLVAWGQDAYYYTPNTFIQGFPAYSIINCNDTWTNDKPHVIYGWAVVDSASTLTMQPGTRVYLHGNAVLWVFKDGTLKINGTNDNPVTIQGDRLEQSYKDVPGQWGKIWLSAGSIDNEINYAIIKNGTIGIQIDTLGNSSNPTLKLNNTIIKNMTVVGIYAQGTSLEAVNSVVANCGQYCVLLNIGGSYDFKQCTFANYWNYSTRGTPSLLLNNWYEDIYHNIQVRPLTKAYFGNCIIYGSNENEITFDHKYGGTFNYKFDNCIFKTYDTLNISSPVYYENVYKNTDPQFNDYAKNDYSLKSNSPAIDKGKDLGIPFDITGTKARSNPPDIGAYEY; encoded by the coding sequence ATGATTTTAAAAAAAATCTTGTTAAGAATTTTAATATTTGTATTTTTCGTTTCAATGCTTTTTTCCTGCAGAAAAGAACCTGCCTTACTTGATAAAACTTCAATGCTTTCTTTTTCTTCCGATTCGGTATTGTTCGATACGGTTTTTACTACTGTGGGCTCAACTACAAAGCAATTGAAAGTTTATAACCACAGTAATAAAAAAATTCTTATTTCATCTATTAAGCTTGGCAAAGGGCAATCATCAAACTTTAAAATGAATATAAACGGAACACCTGCAATTTCTCTTTCGAATATTGAAATTGCTGCTAAAGACAGCATGTATATTTTTATTAAAGTTACTGTTGACCCTAATAATCAAAATTCACCATTAGTTATTTCCGATTCAATCATTTTTGAAACTAACGGAAAGATACAGGATGTAAATCTTGTTGCATGGGGACAGGATGCTTATTATTATACTCCTAACACTTTTATACAGGGATTTCCGGCATATTCGATAATAAATTGCAACGATACCTGGACAAACGATAAGCCGCATGTAATATATGGATGGGCAGTTGTTGACTCTGCTTCCACGCTCACCATGCAACCCGGAACAAGAGTTTATCTTCATGGTAATGCAGTACTTTGGGTATTTAAAGACGGCACATTGAAAATTAATGGCACAAATGATAATCCTGTAACTATTCAGGGCGACCGGCTGGAGCAGAGTTATAAAGATGTTCCCGGACAATGGGGGAAAATATGGCTTTCGGCAGGCAGCATTGACAATGAAATAAATTATGCAATTATTAAAAACGGTACAATAGGCATACAAATTGATACTTTAGGCAATTCATCAAACCCCACTCTGAAACTCAATAATACCATAATAAAAAATATGACGGTAGTTGGAATTTATGCTCAGGGAACTTCACTCGAAGCTGTAAATTCTGTTGTCGCAAACTGTGGTCAGTATTGCGTATTGCTGAATATCGGAGGTAGTTATGATTTCAAGCAATGTACATTTGCAAACTATTGGAATTACAGTACACGCGGCACCCCATCACTTTTGCTTAATAACTGGTATGAAGATATTTATCATAATATTCAGGTAAGACCTTTAACAAAAGCATATTTCGGCAATTGCATAATTTATGGAAGTAATGAAAATGAAATTACTTTCGACCATAAATATGGAGGTACCTTCAATTATAAATTCGACAATTGCATTTTTAAAACTTATGATACTCTAAACATATCTTCACCTGTGTATTACGAAAATGTTTACAAAAACACAGACCCTCAGTTCAATGATTATGCAAAAAACGATTATTCGCTTAAAAGCAATTCTCCTGCAATTGACAAAGGAAAAGATTTAGGAATACCATTTGATATTACTGGTACTAAAGCCCGCAGCAACCCTCCCGATATTGGTGCTTATGAATATTGA
- the prmA gene encoding 50S ribosomal protein L11 methyltransferase, whose protein sequence is MNYVELKCKLKNKTYPKDVIIARLSEMGFESFVENAHEVLAYIPENYFSEKLLKILSKKIPEVTFKKKIIKNKNWNALWESNYKPVIVSEKCIIKAPFHKIKKIYKYEIIVQPKMSFGTGHHETTKLMIEQMLKMKFKNKSILDMGCGTGVLAILASMAGAKKVTAIDNNEWAYKNSLENVKINNARNVKVIAGDARNIRNKKFDVILANINRNILLKDFENYVNSLSVNGIILMSGFFTNDIYILKKKSTSLNLKLIDKSEENHWAVLKFVKKLF, encoded by the coding sequence ATGAATTATGTTGAACTAAAATGCAAACTGAAAAATAAAACTTATCCAAAAGATGTAATAATTGCACGCTTAAGTGAAATGGGTTTTGAAAGTTTTGTTGAAAATGCTCACGAAGTTTTGGCATATATTCCCGAAAATTATTTCAGTGAAAAATTATTGAAAATCCTTTCAAAAAAAATTCCTGAAGTTACTTTTAAAAAAAAAATTATAAAAAACAAAAACTGGAATGCTTTGTGGGAAAGCAATTACAAACCGGTTATTGTTTCCGAAAAATGTATTATAAAAGCACCTTTTCATAAAATTAAAAAAATATATAAATACGAAATTATCGTTCAGCCCAAAATGTCATTCGGAACCGGACATCACGAAACAACAAAACTTATGATAGAGCAAATGCTGAAAATGAAATTTAAAAATAAAAGTATTCTCGATATGGGCTGCGGTACCGGCGTGCTGGCAATTCTTGCTTCCATGGCAGGTGCAAAAAAAGTTACAGCAATTGATAATAATGAGTGGGCTTATAAAAACTCGCTTGAAAATGTTAAAATCAACAATGCCCGAAATGTAAAAGTTATTGCTGGAGATGCCCGAAATATAAGAAATAAAAAATTTGACGTTATCTTAGCAAATATTAACAGAAATATTTTATTAAAGGATTTTGAAAATTATGTAAATTCGCTTTCAGTTAACGGCATTATTTTAATGAGTGGTTTTTTTACAAATGATATTTACATATTAAAAAAAAAATCAACAAGTTTAAATCTGAAATTAATTGACAAATCTGAAGAAAACCATTGGGCTGTTTTAAAATTTGTTAAAAAACTTTTTTGA
- a CDS encoding T9SS type A sorting domain-containing protein, producing MKTNIYKLVFFSLLTIGMIAAANYSTFAQEYRCSAPSAFYVSSVTTTKSSVTTANAGTSNVAIIYMTIATGFSGATLTAATITSKNTNDADVTSVKLYWTTTTTFATTNLIGSASFSGGNAVFSSISWAIGTSVTRYLWVAYDVSATATNADILSCKVATCGLTFSTAGSLPTSGFYDPSQSISVLGASASSDIIAASNETANIDYASKTGSSITATTDAIRVWSFTVRDGGGSADADAFPTILTAVTLTKGSSDGVTSWANTIKEAALFDGSTKIQEVSVTGESIAFSGMSGANVTAADGGSKTLDLYLTFETTNITDNQQFQFKITSANSTAATSSTSSQFASFSDASSSVTGDNDRIEVTATALGYVQQPTGTLTNTNVSPAVTVEAKDANGMRDLDFTSTIRITASGGTLTGSPVTAVASSGLATFSTLQFSATATGVTLNAERDGTLDWDVTSNSFNIISYSWYCSKYTGTGSTKSITEIGFMPDFVIIKADAAYPAVIKTSTMASNESQDATSTSAYLTDAITSFDANGFTLGTNTGVNNNTTVYYYEAFKQNTNFVVGSYTGDGTTGSRNITVGSGAWRADFIITIPAYYSGCQATHLGFDNAGTGYYDGSASGGGTSSYAGASTDGFNALYAVGISVLNTSGKVYNYAAWNAYSGGMKVGKYTGTGSDNVDISGLGFQPNFVVTYEFGVAGTNHMRNGAITTDNALPFSAGAGAANYIQAFSSDAFQAGTGCYANGTVYAYAAFGGSDGVLPIELTEFKAEYIAPEKTAILRWATASEINNDYFTIEKATDAKNFKMLTTVKGAGNSNATLNYSTKDNEPGTGIIYYRLKQTDFDGKYEYSNVIAINTDDKNTNLSLTQPYFNEKEINTTVANIDGSALSVEIIDYTGGLVCYKTYETGNDKSIVLKLPAYNLAKGAMYFMRVSDGKKSAIKKFIY from the coding sequence ATGAAAACAAACATATATAAACTCGTATTTTTTTCGCTTCTCACCATCGGAATGATAGCGGCGGCGAACTATAGTACTTTCGCACAAGAATATCGCTGTTCTGCTCCTTCCGCTTTCTATGTTTCTTCTGTGACTACAACGAAATCATCAGTTACAACTGCTAATGCGGGCACTTCAAACGTGGCTATAATTTATATGACTATCGCTACCGGTTTTAGTGGTGCCACTTTAACTGCAGCTACAATAACTTCTAAAAATACTAACGATGCCGATGTAACATCAGTAAAATTATACTGGACAACAACTACAACTTTTGCAACCACAAACCTGATTGGCTCTGCGTCTTTTTCAGGAGGAAATGCTGTCTTCAGCAGCATCTCATGGGCAATAGGAACCAGTGTTACCCGTTATCTTTGGGTAGCTTATGACGTTTCGGCTACGGCAACAAATGCCGATATTCTCAGTTGCAAGGTTGCAACTTGCGGTCTTACTTTTAGTACCGCAGGAAGTTTGCCAACATCGGGCTTTTATGACCCTTCGCAAAGCATAAGTGTATTAGGAGCGAGCGCAAGTTCAGATATCATTGCAGCCAGCAATGAAACAGCCAATATTGACTACGCATCCAAAACGGGAAGTTCCATTACAGCCACAACCGATGCTATACGTGTGTGGTCATTCACAGTACGCGACGGCGGCGGCTCTGCCGATGCAGATGCTTTTCCAACAATTCTCACAGCTGTTACCTTAACCAAAGGAAGCAGTGATGGAGTTACTAGTTGGGCAAACACAATAAAAGAAGCTGCTTTGTTTGATGGTAGCACTAAAATACAGGAAGTGTCGGTAACCGGTGAGTCCATTGCATTTTCGGGTATGAGTGGAGCAAATGTTACGGCTGCCGATGGGGGAAGCAAAACACTTGATTTATACCTTACTTTTGAAACTACCAATATCACGGATAATCAGCAATTTCAGTTTAAAATAACCAGTGCTAATTCAACGGCTGCAACATCAAGTACATCCTCGCAATTTGCCTCTTTCAGCGATGCTTCGAGCAGCGTAACCGGCGATAACGACAGGATAGAAGTTACGGCAACGGCACTCGGCTATGTGCAACAACCTACCGGCACACTTACTAACACCAATGTGTCACCTGCTGTAACAGTTGAAGCAAAAGATGCCAATGGTATGCGCGACCTTGATTTTACAAGTACCATCAGGATTACAGCTTCAGGCGGAACATTAACCGGTTCGCCTGTTACCGCTGTTGCTTCCAGTGGTCTGGCAACATTTTCTACTCTGCAATTTTCCGCAACAGCAACGGGGGTAACTCTCAATGCTGAACGTGACGGAACGCTTGACTGGGATGTAACAAGCAACAGTTTTAATATTATTTCTTATTCATGGTATTGCAGTAAATATACGGGTACAGGTTCTACTAAATCAATTACAGAAATTGGATTTATGCCCGATTTCGTAATAATAAAAGCTGATGCCGCATATCCAGCGGTAATAAAAACCAGCACTATGGCTTCAAACGAATCACAAGATGCAACTTCTACCTCGGCTTATTTAACAGATGCCATAACTTCGTTTGATGCCAATGGTTTCACTCTTGGCACAAACACAGGAGTTAATAACAATACTACCGTTTATTATTACGAAGCATTTAAACAGAATACTAATTTTGTAGTAGGTTCTTATACCGGTGATGGTACAACAGGCAGTAGGAATATCACTGTGGGTAGTGGAGCGTGGAGAGCAGATTTTATTATTACAATACCTGCGTATTATTCGGGCTGCCAAGCCACTCACCTTGGATTTGATAATGCTGGCACTGGTTATTATGATGGTTCGGCTTCCGGTGGTGGCACCAGCTCATATGCAGGTGCCAGTACTGATGGGTTCAATGCTCTTTATGCAGTAGGAATAAGTGTTTTGAATACAAGCGGCAAGGTATATAATTATGCAGCATGGAATGCGTATTCAGGAGGAATGAAAGTAGGCAAATATACGGGCACTGGAAGTGACAACGTAGATATTTCAGGTTTAGGTTTTCAACCAAATTTTGTTGTTACATATGAATTTGGAGTAGCCGGAACAAATCACATGCGAAATGGAGCAATAACAACTGACAATGCTTTGCCTTTTTCTGCGGGTGCCGGTGCAGCTAATTACATTCAAGCGTTTTCTTCCGATGCTTTTCAGGCAGGAACAGGTTGCTATGCAAACGGTACTGTTTATGCGTATGCTGCATTTGGCGGTTCAGACGGAGTATTACCTATAGAACTTACTGAATTTAAAGCAGAATATATTGCACCTGAGAAAACGGCAATTTTAAGATGGGCAACCGCATCAGAAATAAATAATGATTACTTTACAATAGAAAAAGCTACGGATGCGAAGAATTTTAAAATGTTAACTACTGTTAAAGGAGCAGGCAACAGCAATGCTACTCTCAACTATTCGACAAAAGATAATGAGCCAGGTACAGGAATTATTTATTACCGTTTGAAACAAACTGATTTTGATGGAAAATACGAATACAGCAATGTGATTGCAATAAATACAGATGATAAAAATACAAATTTATCATTAACACAACCATATTTTAATGAAAAAGAAATCAATACGACCGTTGCAAACATTGATGGCTCGGCTTTAAGTGTAGAAATTATTGATTATACAGGAGGATTGGTTTGCTATAAGACCTACGAAACAGGTAATGATAAAAGTATTGTTTTAAAATTACCGGCTTATAATCTGGCAAAGGGTGCAATGTATTTCATGAGAGTGAGCGATGGTAAGAAAAGTGCTATTAAGAAGTTTATTTATTAG